In Oreochromis aureus strain Israel breed Guangdong linkage group 15, ZZ_aureus, whole genome shotgun sequence, a single genomic region encodes these proteins:
- the gopc gene encoding Golgi-associated PDZ and coiled-coil motif-containing protein isoform X2, with amino-acid sequence MSASTGCSPSGQHSGLVPSMSMFRWLEVLEKEFDKAFVDVDLLLGEIDPDQVDITYEGRQKMTSLSSCFAQLCHKTQTVFQLNHKLEAQLVDLRSELTEAKAARVVAEREVHDLLLQLHALQLQLHVKQGQAEESDTIKDKLEQELEASKKEKLAEAKMEAETRLYKKENEALRRHMAVLQAEVYGARLAAKYLDKELAGRVQQIQLLGRDMKGPAHDKLWNQLEAEIHLHRHKTVIRACRGRSDPKRPLPSPVGHDPDMLKKTQGVGPIRKVVLVKEDHEGLGISITGGKEHGVPILISEIHPSQPADRCGGLHVGDAILAVNSINLRDAKHKEAVTILSQQRGQIEFEVVYVAPEVDSDDENVEYEDDSGHRYRLYLDELDDSITAPPSNSSASLQALEKLSLSNGAESGDTGMSSETPSGETPSKPPETDCSS; translated from the exons ATGTCTGCTTCGACTGGATGCTCCCCATCGGGCCAGCACTCGGGCCTTGTCCCCAGTATGTCCATGTTTCGATGGCTAGAAGTGCTGGAGAAGGAATTTGATAAGGCTTTCGTGGATGTGGATCTGTTGCTTGGAGAAATAGATCCAGATCAAGTGGATATAACGTATGAGGGTCGGCAGAAGATGACCAGCCTCAGCTCCTGTTTCGCTCAGCTCTGTCATAAAACCCAGACTGTCTTCCAGCTCAACCATAAACTAGAG GCTCAGCTGGTGGACCTGCGCTCAGAGTTGACCGAAGCTAAAGCTGCACGGGTGGTGGCAGAAAGGGAGGTCCACGACTTGCTCCTGCAGCTTCATGCTCTCCAACTGCAGCTTCATGTCAAGCAAGGCCAAGCTGAGGAGTCAGATACCATCAAAGATAAACTG GAACAGGAGCTCGAGGCCAGTAAGAAGGAGAAATTAGCAGAGGCAAAAATGGAGGCAGAAACCAGACTATATAAGAAAGAAAACGAGGCCCTTCGCAGGCACATGGCAGTACTGCAGGCCGAAGTCTACGGAGCCAGACTGGCTGCTAAATACTTGGACAAGGAACTGGCTGGCAG GGTGCAGCAGATACAATTACTGGGTCGTGACATGAAAGGGCCAGCACATGACAAGCTCTGGAATCAACTGGAGGCAGAAATTCACCTTCACCGCCATAAAACTGTGATCCGAGCATGTAGAGGTCGAAGTGACCCTAAGAGACCTCTTCCCTCTCCTGTGGGACAT GATCCAGACATGCTGAAGAAAACCCAGGGAGTTGGCCCTATCCGAAAGGTTGTGCTGGTCAAAGAGGATCATGAGGGTCTAGGAATTTCCATTACA GGTGGGAAGGAGCACGGCGTTCCCATTTTAATTTCAGAGATCCATCCCAGTCAGCCCGCAGACAGATGTGGAGGGCTGCATGTTGGAGATGCCATCCTTGCTGTCAACAGCATCAATTTGCGAGATGCCAAACATAAGGAAGCTGTCACCATTCTCTCTCAGCAG CGAGGACAGATAGAGTTTGAGGTCGTGTACGTGGCTCCTGAAGTGGACAGCGATGATGAGAATGTGGAGTACGAGGATGACAGCGGTCATCGCTACAGACTCTACCTGGATGAACTGGATGACAGCATCACAGCACCACCTAGCAACAGTTCAGCATCACTTCAAG CACTGGAGAAGTTGTCACTGAGCAATGGAGCAGAGTCTGGAGATACTGGGATGTCCAGTGAGACACCTTCAGGGGAAACCCCTTCAAAGCCACCAGAAACTGACTGCTCTTCCTAG
- the gopc gene encoding Golgi-associated PDZ and coiled-coil motif-containing protein isoform X1: MSASTGCSPSGQHSGLVPSMSMFRWLEVLEKEFDKAFVDVDLLLGEIDPDQVDITYEGRQKMTSLSSCFAQLCHKTQTVFQLNHKLEAQLVDLRSELTEAKAARVVAEREVHDLLLQLHALQLQLHVKQGQAEESDTIKDKLPTPTLEELEQELEASKKEKLAEAKMEAETRLYKKENEALRRHMAVLQAEVYGARLAAKYLDKELAGRVQQIQLLGRDMKGPAHDKLWNQLEAEIHLHRHKTVIRACRGRSDPKRPLPSPVGHDPDMLKKTQGVGPIRKVVLVKEDHEGLGISITGGKEHGVPILISEIHPSQPADRCGGLHVGDAILAVNSINLRDAKHKEAVTILSQQRGQIEFEVVYVAPEVDSDDENVEYEDDSGHRYRLYLDELDDSITAPPSNSSASLQALEKLSLSNGAESGDTGMSSETPSGETPSKPPETDCSS; this comes from the exons ATGTCTGCTTCGACTGGATGCTCCCCATCGGGCCAGCACTCGGGCCTTGTCCCCAGTATGTCCATGTTTCGATGGCTAGAAGTGCTGGAGAAGGAATTTGATAAGGCTTTCGTGGATGTGGATCTGTTGCTTGGAGAAATAGATCCAGATCAAGTGGATATAACGTATGAGGGTCGGCAGAAGATGACCAGCCTCAGCTCCTGTTTCGCTCAGCTCTGTCATAAAACCCAGACTGTCTTCCAGCTCAACCATAAACTAGAG GCTCAGCTGGTGGACCTGCGCTCAGAGTTGACCGAAGCTAAAGCTGCACGGGTGGTGGCAGAAAGGGAGGTCCACGACTTGCTCCTGCAGCTTCATGCTCTCCAACTGCAGCTTCATGTCAAGCAAGGCCAAGCTGAGGAGTCAGATACCATCAAAGATAAACTG CCTACACCAACCTTAGAAGAGCTG GAACAGGAGCTCGAGGCCAGTAAGAAGGAGAAATTAGCAGAGGCAAAAATGGAGGCAGAAACCAGACTATATAAGAAAGAAAACGAGGCCCTTCGCAGGCACATGGCAGTACTGCAGGCCGAAGTCTACGGAGCCAGACTGGCTGCTAAATACTTGGACAAGGAACTGGCTGGCAG GGTGCAGCAGATACAATTACTGGGTCGTGACATGAAAGGGCCAGCACATGACAAGCTCTGGAATCAACTGGAGGCAGAAATTCACCTTCACCGCCATAAAACTGTGATCCGAGCATGTAGAGGTCGAAGTGACCCTAAGAGACCTCTTCCCTCTCCTGTGGGACAT GATCCAGACATGCTGAAGAAAACCCAGGGAGTTGGCCCTATCCGAAAGGTTGTGCTGGTCAAAGAGGATCATGAGGGTCTAGGAATTTCCATTACA GGTGGGAAGGAGCACGGCGTTCCCATTTTAATTTCAGAGATCCATCCCAGTCAGCCCGCAGACAGATGTGGAGGGCTGCATGTTGGAGATGCCATCCTTGCTGTCAACAGCATCAATTTGCGAGATGCCAAACATAAGGAAGCTGTCACCATTCTCTCTCAGCAG CGAGGACAGATAGAGTTTGAGGTCGTGTACGTGGCTCCTGAAGTGGACAGCGATGATGAGAATGTGGAGTACGAGGATGACAGCGGTCATCGCTACAGACTCTACCTGGATGAACTGGATGACAGCATCACAGCACCACCTAGCAACAGTTCAGCATCACTTCAAG CACTGGAGAAGTTGTCACTGAGCAATGGAGCAGAGTCTGGAGATACTGGGATGTCCAGTGAGACACCTTCAGGGGAAACCCCTTCAAAGCCACCAGAAACTGACTGCTCTTCCTAG